In a single window of the Rattus norvegicus strain BN/NHsdMcwi chromosome 6, GRCr8, whole genome shotgun sequence genome:
- the Arl4a gene encoding ADP-ribosylation factor-like protein 4A has protein sequence MGNGLSDQTSILSSLPSFQSFHIVILGLDCAGKTTVLYRLQFNEFVNTVPTKGFNTEKIKVTLGNSKTVTFHFWDVGGQEKLRPLWKSYTRCTDGIVFVVDSVDVERMEEAKTELHKITRISENQGVPVLIVANKQDLRNSLSLSEIEKLLAMGELSSSTPWHLQPTCAIIGDGLKEGLEKLHDMIIKRRKMLRQQKKKR, from the coding sequence ATGGGGAATGGACTGTCAGACCAGACTTCCATCCTATCCAGCCTGCCGTCCTTTCAGTCCTTTCACATTGTTATTCTGGGTTTGGACTGTGCTGGAAAGACAACAGTTTTATACAGGCTGCAGTTCAACGAATTTGTAAATACTGTACCTACCAAAGGATTTAACACTGAGAAAATTAAGGTAACCTTGGGCAATTCCAAAACAGTCACTTTTCACTTCTGGGATGTAGGTGGTCAAGAGAAATTAAGACCACTGTGGAAGTCATATACCCGATGCACAGATGGCATTGTGTTTGTGGTGGactctgttgatgttgagagaatgGAAGAAGCCAAAACTGAACTTCATAAAATAACTAGGATATCAGAAAATCAGGGAGTCCCTGTGCTTATTGTTGCTAACAAACAAGACCTGAggaactcactctctctctcagagaTCGAGAAGTTGTTAGCAATGGGTGAACTGAGCTCATCGACTCCTTGGCATTTACAGCCCACCTGTGCAATCATAGGAGATGGGCTAAAGGAAGGACTTGAGAAACTACATGATATgataattaaaagaagaaaaatgttgcggcaacagaaaaagaagagatga